A window of the Corynebacterium minutissimum genome harbors these coding sequences:
- a CDS encoding GatB/YqeY domain-containing protein: MSELKETIRADLKTSMKAKDKARTSAIRSLLSAIQAEETTGSRHEITDEDVLKVIAREIKKRRESAEVYAENGRPELAEAELVDVPFFEAYQPEQLDDDSLNALVAESIAEVEKESGEPVTIKQMGNVMKVANAKAAGRADGKRLSTAVKAALN; the protein is encoded by the coding sequence ATGAGTGAGTTGAAAGAAACTATCCGCGCCGACCTCAAGACCTCGATGAAGGCCAAGGACAAGGCCCGCACGTCCGCTATCCGTTCCCTCCTGTCTGCCATTCAGGCGGAAGAAACCACCGGTTCCCGCCACGAGATCACGGATGAAGATGTACTCAAGGTCATTGCCCGTGAGATTAAGAAGCGCCGCGAGTCCGCTGAGGTGTATGCGGAGAATGGCCGTCCGGAGTTGGCGGAGGCCGAGCTTGTCGACGTCCCCTTTTTCGAGGCCTACCAGCCCGAGCAGCTTGACGACGACTCCCTGAACGCCCTCGTCGCCGAATCCATCGCCGAGGTGGAAAAAGAGTCCGGCGAGCCGGTCACCATCAAACAGATGGGCAACGTCATGAAGGTTGCTAACGCGAAAGCTGCTGGCCGCGCCGACGGCAAGCGCCTATCTACCGCAGTCAAGGCTGCTCTGAACTAA
- a CDS encoding aspartate kinase, giving the protein MALVVQKYGGSSLESAERIRAVAERIVATKKQGNDVVVVCSAMGDTTDELLDLAAQVNPVPPQREMDMLLTAGERISNALVAMAVESLGAQAQSFTGSQAGVLTTERHGNARIVDVTPGRLTEALEAGKICIVAGFQGVNKESRDVTTLGRGGSDTTAVALAAALKADVCEIYSDVDGVYTADPRIVPNAQKLEKLSFEEMLELAAVGSKILVLRSVEYARAFNVPLRVRSSYSTDPGTLIAGSMEDIPVEEAVLTGIATDNSEAKVTVLGIPDRPGEAAKVFRVIADAEINIDMVLQNVSSLESGTTDITFTCPRADGPRAMELLAKLKEEGHWTNVLYDDQVGKVSLVGAGMKSHPGVTADFTEALRDAGVNMELISTSEIRISVLTREADLEKAAVALHEKFQLGGDEEATVYAGTGR; this is encoded by the coding sequence GTGGCCCTAGTCGTACAGAAATACGGGGGATCCTCCCTCGAAAGCGCTGAGCGCATCCGCGCCGTCGCGGAGCGAATTGTGGCGACGAAAAAGCAGGGCAACGACGTGGTCGTCGTGTGCTCCGCCATGGGAGACACCACCGATGAGCTCCTTGACCTCGCCGCCCAGGTCAACCCTGTTCCGCCGCAGCGCGAAATGGACATGCTGTTGACTGCCGGTGAGCGCATCTCTAACGCGCTCGTTGCCATGGCGGTGGAGTCTCTCGGTGCGCAGGCTCAATCCTTCACCGGCTCCCAAGCCGGCGTGCTCACCACTGAGCGCCACGGCAACGCCCGGATTGTTGACGTCACCCCGGGCCGCCTTACGGAAGCTCTTGAGGCGGGCAAGATTTGTATTGTTGCTGGTTTTCAGGGAGTCAATAAGGAATCCCGCGACGTCACCACCCTGGGTCGCGGTGGCTCAGATACCACCGCGGTCGCTCTCGCCGCAGCACTCAAGGCCGATGTGTGCGAGATTTACTCGGACGTTGATGGTGTCTACACCGCCGACCCCCGCATCGTGCCTAATGCCCAGAAGCTAGAGAAGCTCTCCTTTGAGGAGATGCTGGAGCTGGCCGCAGTAGGCTCCAAGATTTTGGTTCTGCGCAGCGTCGAATACGCCCGCGCGTTTAATGTACCCCTGCGAGTTCGCTCGTCTTATTCAACCGACCCCGGCACACTTATTGCCGGTTCAATGGAGGATATCCCCGTGGAAGAAGCAGTACTTACCGGCATCGCTACTGATAACTCTGAGGCCAAGGTTACCGTCCTCGGTATCCCGGACCGCCCGGGGGAGGCCGCCAAGGTCTTCCGCGTCATTGCGGACGCGGAGATTAACATCGACATGGTTCTGCAGAACGTCTCCTCCCTGGAGTCTGGTACTACCGATATCACCTTTACCTGCCCGCGTGCCGATGGGCCGCGCGCGATGGAGTTGCTGGCTAAGCTCAAGGAGGAGGGCCACTGGACCAATGTGCTGTACGACGACCAAGTGGGCAAGGTCTCCCTCGTTGGCGCAGGCATGAAGTCCCATCCAGGTGTGACCGCGGACTTTACCGAGGCGCTGCGTGACGCAGGCGTGAACATGGAGCTCATTTCCACCTCCGAAATCCGTATCTCCGTGCTGACGCGCGAGGCAGACCTGGAGAAGGCCGCTGTGGCCCTGCACGAGAAGTTCCAGCTTGGTGGCGATGAAGAAGCCACCGTTTATGCTGGTACTGGACGCTAG
- a CDS encoding transglycosylase domain-containing protein, translated as MTVIKSLGKLIFSTALVGLLIALALAPIAGVSGVAVARTNETMQSDIQDLTDGDTPGVSTILDAKGNTLAYIFEQRRHSVQPDEISDAMKQAMVAIEDRRFYEHEGVDLQGNFRALWTNLAAGGVSQGASTIDQQYVKNYLLLVNATTDEERQAATEQSVARKLREMRMATDIDAKLSKDEILTNYLNLVPFGNHSFGVEAAARTYFGTDAAHLTVPQSAMLAGMVQSSEYLNPYTNEEEVRDRRNVVLQAMVNNGSLSQEDADNFAQQPLGVLDSPATLPNGCIGAGDRGFFCDYVLSYLADKGIDREHLARGGLTVKTTLDPDIQDQALNAVRSHTAPDAAGVAEVMNVVKPGTDSRKVLAMVSSRTYGLDLENNETLLPQPNSLVGNGAGSVFKLFTAAAALESGYGIKDRLAVPKRYEAEGLGFGGAENCPPNKYCVENAGSYASTMTLQDTLAYSPNTPFIELIEQLGVEQVVDMAVKLGLRSYEDPGSYDGNSSIADHIKESNLGSFTLGPTAVNALELSNVGATVASEGMWCEPNPIEEVTDAHGNEVYLKHTPCERAVGKEVAKALENNMTADTEKGTAAASARAAGFRGQAAAKTGTTESNQSSAFLGFNSAVAAAPYIYNDGTTTTPLCTGPVRQCGSGNLFGGLEPAATFYTMAVRVPEAAQGTVPDYDRAYDSGTVSPLIDGLKGKSESQARSALEKAGYTVKTTEVAAPGVGYGKVVRVITGASGTKKGAEVTLQLSDGSSATTSEDGSTTSAPNYQPPANNGGGEGDQQPEQPEPLINQDDVDRFTNDVRDFFGL; from the coding sequence GTGACTGTCATCAAATCCCTGGGAAAGCTCATCTTCTCCACAGCACTGGTGGGCCTCCTCATCGCCCTCGCACTAGCCCCCATCGCGGGTGTGAGCGGTGTGGCCGTAGCCAGGACCAACGAGACGATGCAATCGGATATTCAGGATCTCACCGACGGCGACACACCGGGCGTGAGCACTATCCTGGACGCCAAAGGCAACACCTTGGCCTATATCTTTGAGCAGCGCCGCCATTCGGTGCAGCCCGATGAGATTTCGGATGCCATGAAGCAGGCCATGGTGGCCATCGAGGACCGCCGCTTCTACGAGCACGAAGGCGTGGACCTGCAGGGTAACTTCCGTGCGCTGTGGACCAACTTGGCGGCAGGTGGCGTCTCCCAGGGCGCATCCACCATCGACCAGCAGTACGTGAAGAATTACCTCCTGCTCGTCAACGCCACCACCGACGAGGAGCGCCAGGCCGCCACGGAACAGTCCGTGGCCCGCAAGCTACGCGAGATGCGCATGGCAACCGATATTGATGCGAAGCTTTCCAAGGATGAGATCCTCACGAACTATCTCAACCTCGTTCCTTTTGGTAACCACTCCTTCGGCGTAGAGGCGGCTGCCCGTACCTACTTCGGCACCGATGCCGCGCACCTCACCGTGCCCCAGTCCGCCATGCTGGCTGGAATGGTGCAGTCTTCCGAATACCTCAATCCTTATACCAATGAGGAAGAAGTACGGGACCGCCGCAACGTCGTCCTACAGGCCATGGTCAACAACGGCTCCCTCTCTCAGGAGGACGCCGATAACTTTGCCCAGCAGCCCCTCGGCGTGCTTGATAGCCCGGCCACCTTGCCCAACGGCTGCATCGGCGCCGGTGACCGCGGCTTCTTCTGCGACTATGTCTTGAGCTACCTCGCCGACAAAGGCATCGACCGTGAGCACTTGGCTCGCGGTGGCCTCACCGTCAAGACCACGCTAGACCCAGATATTCAGGACCAGGCACTGAACGCAGTGCGTAGTCACACGGCGCCGGATGCGGCGGGCGTGGCGGAAGTGATGAACGTCGTCAAGCCCGGCACTGACTCCCGCAAGGTCTTAGCCATGGTGTCTTCCCGCACCTACGGCCTGGATTTGGAGAACAATGAGACCCTGCTGCCACAGCCGAACTCACTCGTGGGCAATGGCGCAGGTTCCGTATTCAAGCTCTTTACGGCCGCGGCCGCGCTCGAATCGGGCTATGGCATCAAAGACCGCCTCGCCGTTCCGAAGCGCTACGAAGCAGAAGGCCTTGGTTTCGGCGGCGCGGAGAACTGTCCGCCAAACAAGTACTGCGTGGAAAATGCGGGCAGCTATGCCTCCACGATGACGCTGCAGGATACATTGGCCTACTCCCCCAACACCCCCTTCATCGAGCTCATCGAGCAGCTCGGAGTAGAACAAGTGGTGGACATGGCCGTGAAACTGGGCCTGCGCTCCTACGAAGACCCGGGCAGCTATGACGGAAATTCCTCCATTGCGGATCACATCAAGGAATCCAACCTGGGTTCCTTCACCCTGGGCCCCACGGCGGTCAATGCGCTGGAGCTATCTAATGTGGGCGCCACGGTGGCCTCAGAAGGCATGTGGTGCGAGCCGAACCCCATCGAGGAAGTCACGGATGCCCACGGCAACGAGGTCTACCTCAAACACACGCCCTGCGAGCGCGCGGTGGGCAAGGAAGTGGCCAAGGCGCTGGAGAACAACATGACGGCCGATACGGAGAAGGGCACGGCGGCGGCATCGGCACGCGCGGCGGGCTTCCGCGGCCAGGCAGCAGCCAAGACGGGTACCACGGAGTCCAACCAGTCCTCGGCTTTCCTGGGTTTCAACTCGGCGGTGGCAGCCGCGCCGTATATCTACAATGACGGCACGACGACGACCCCGCTGTGTACCGGCCCGGTGCGTCAGTGCGGGAGCGGCAACCTCTTCGGTGGCCTTGAGCCGGCAGCGACGTTCTACACCATGGCGGTACGCGTGCCGGAGGCAGCACAGGGCACGGTGCCGGACTATGACCGCGCCTATGATTCGGGTACGGTCTCGCCGCTTATCGACGGTTTGAAGGGCAAGTCCGAAAGCCAAGCCCGCTCTGCTTTGGAGAAGGCCGGCTACACGGTTAAAACCACAGAAGTGGCCGCCCCTGGTGTGGGCTACGGCAAGGTGGTGCGCGTCATCACGGGCGCGTCCGGCACCAAGAAAGGTGCGGAAGTAACGCTGCAGCTTTCCGACGGCTCCTCGGCCACCACCTCAGAGGATGGCTCCACGACGAGCGCCCCCAACTACCAGCCGCCTGCTAACAACGGCGGCGGTGAGGGCGATCAGCAGCCCGAACAGCCAGAGCCGCTCATCAATCAAGATGACGTGGACCGCTTCACCAACGATGTGCGGGATTTCTTCGGGCTTTAG
- a CDS encoding metallophosphoesterase — MKIFPILGGLAAAGLGAAAWAHSELTKFELKEYTLPLLEPGTLREEPEFRILHVSDLHMIPGQRAKIEWVSDLDRLDPHLVINTGDNLSDERAVPEVLRALGPLLSRPGMFCFGTNDYWAPRIPNPFNYLIGKKNEPSYVNLPWKGMRAAFLEHGWHDANQARVEFKVGDVRLAAAGVDDPHHDLDDYSEIAGAPNEDADLSLALLHSPEPRVLEKFAADGYQLSLSGHTHGGQLCLPFKVLGSRSIVTNCGIDRARAQGLHQFGPMFMHVSNGLGTSKFVPFRVFCRPSATLLRITEKSASAT, encoded by the coding sequence GTGAAGATTTTCCCCATCCTTGGCGGACTCGCCGCCGCAGGCCTGGGTGCTGCCGCGTGGGCGCACTCGGAGCTCACCAAGTTTGAGCTCAAGGAGTACACGCTGCCTCTGCTGGAGCCCGGCACGCTGCGCGAGGAGCCAGAATTCCGCATCCTGCACGTCTCCGACCTCCACATGATTCCGGGCCAGCGCGCCAAAATCGAGTGGGTATCGGACCTTGACCGCCTCGACCCACACCTGGTGATCAACACCGGCGATAATCTCTCCGACGAGCGCGCGGTCCCCGAGGTCCTCCGCGCCCTGGGCCCACTGCTGAGCCGCCCGGGAATGTTCTGTTTTGGCACCAACGACTATTGGGCACCGCGCATCCCGAATCCCTTCAACTACCTGATTGGAAAGAAGAACGAACCTTCTTACGTGAACCTGCCGTGGAAGGGCATGCGCGCGGCGTTTCTCGAGCACGGCTGGCACGACGCCAACCAGGCCCGTGTGGAATTCAAGGTCGGCGACGTCCGCCTGGCTGCCGCCGGTGTGGACGACCCGCACCATGATTTGGATGACTACTCGGAAATCGCCGGCGCCCCGAACGAGGACGCTGACCTCTCCCTAGCGCTGCTCCACTCCCCGGAACCGCGGGTCCTAGAGAAGTTCGCCGCTGACGGCTACCAGCTGTCACTGTCTGGCCACACGCACGGCGGCCAGCTGTGCCTGCCGTTTAAGGTGCTGGGCTCGCGCTCCATCGTGACCAACTGCGGTATCGACCGTGCCCGCGCGCAAGGTTTGCACCAGTTCGGCCCCATGTTTATGCACGTCTCCAACGGCCTGGGCACCTCCAAGTTCGTTCCCTTCCGCGTGTTCTGCCGCCCATCGGCCACGCTGCTGCGCATTACCGAGAAGTCCGCTTCAGCAACCTAA
- a CDS encoding DMT family transporter, with protein sequence MFSNVVAVAFALASALVIAWGTVIRHRIVLDASSTSVMRTALRTPLWWIGTAAAVIAYALQLLALHFGTLLIVQPILVLSLMFTLPLAAWYSRRSMATREVVWCMALTIAVGILVVYGRPTAGLTTPTWSQWWPAFAVGALALVALFLAAFNRPEESALALGTACGILYGYVALVAKAVVDIFGNEGPLATLGSWELYALIGLAAGGTVIQQYSFHAGALAHSLPAMTIMEPIVAFGLGYWVLGEKFQVESAVGWSVMGGSLVIMIISTIVLSRIPVNTGTTKRTDQAPR encoded by the coding sequence ATGTTTTCTAACGTGGTTGCCGTTGCTTTTGCGCTGGCCTCGGCACTGGTCATTGCCTGGGGCACAGTCATACGCCACCGTATCGTTTTGGACGCCAGCTCCACCAGCGTGATGCGCACCGCACTGCGAACCCCTCTCTGGTGGATAGGCACGGCCGCTGCCGTCATCGCCTACGCACTGCAGCTCCTTGCGCTTCACTTCGGCACGTTGCTCATCGTGCAGCCCATCCTCGTCCTTTCCCTCATGTTCACACTGCCTCTCGCGGCTTGGTACTCGCGCCGCTCCATGGCTACCCGTGAGGTTGTGTGGTGCATGGCATTGACTATTGCCGTGGGCATTCTGGTTGTGTATGGGCGCCCCACAGCCGGCTTGACGACGCCCACGTGGTCCCAATGGTGGCCCGCCTTCGCCGTTGGCGCCCTAGCCCTTGTTGCACTGTTCCTGGCTGCCTTCAACCGCCCGGAAGAATCAGCCCTGGCACTTGGCACGGCCTGCGGCATTCTGTATGGCTACGTGGCACTCGTGGCGAAAGCCGTGGTAGACATCTTTGGCAATGAAGGTCCCCTGGCAACGCTGGGGAGTTGGGAGCTCTATGCGCTCATCGGGCTGGCAGCCGGCGGTACGGTGATCCAGCAGTATTCCTTCCATGCCGGCGCTCTGGCGCATTCTTTGCCGGCCATGACCATCATGGAACCGATCGTGGCCTTTGGCTTGGGTTATTGGGTGCTGGGCGAGAAATTCCAAGTAGAGTCCGCCGTGGGATGGAGCGTTATGGGCGGCTCACTCGTCATCATGATCATCTCCACCATCGTGCTTTCCCGAATCCCGGTAAACACGGGTACGACGAAACGTACAGACCAAGCGCCGCGCTAA
- a CDS encoding aspartate-semialdehyde dehydrogenase, whose product MTTVAVVGATGQVGHVMRSILEERNFPADTVRFFASARSAGQELTFREEKIVVEDLAEQTVESLAGIDIALFSAGGSTSTQYAPLFAEAGATVVDNSSAWRKDPDVPLIVSEVNPQDKNAVTKGIIANPNCTTMAIMPVTKALHDVAGLTTLRVASYQAVSGSGLAGVETLVKQVASIGDRNVELTHDGSVLEVEPDELGPYVAPIAYNAVPLAGNLVDDGTEETDEEQKLRNESRKILGLPELKVSGTCVRIPVFTGHTMVVHAEFEQSITPEQAREALSNAAGVKVVDVPTPLAAAGIDLSLVGRIRQDQTIADNKGLVFVVSGDNLRKGAALNTIQIAELLV is encoded by the coding sequence ATGACCACTGTTGCAGTAGTTGGCGCCACCGGACAGGTTGGCCACGTGATGCGGTCCATTCTGGAAGAGCGCAACTTCCCGGCTGACACGGTTCGCTTCTTCGCCTCTGCGCGCTCGGCAGGGCAGGAGCTCACCTTCCGCGAGGAGAAGATCGTCGTGGAAGACCTGGCAGAGCAAACTGTAGAGAGCCTCGCCGGTATTGATATCGCGCTGTTCTCCGCGGGCGGTTCCACCTCCACGCAGTACGCACCGCTCTTCGCTGAGGCGGGTGCCACCGTGGTGGATAACTCTTCCGCGTGGCGCAAGGACCCGGACGTCCCCCTCATCGTTTCTGAGGTGAACCCGCAGGACAAGAACGCGGTGACGAAGGGCATCATTGCGAACCCCAATTGCACCACGATGGCGATTATGCCGGTCACCAAGGCGCTTCACGACGTCGCCGGGCTCACCACCCTGCGTGTCGCCTCCTACCAAGCGGTATCTGGTTCCGGTCTGGCAGGCGTGGAGACGCTGGTAAAGCAGGTGGCGTCCATTGGTGATCGCAACGTGGAGCTGACGCACGATGGCTCCGTTCTCGAGGTTGAGCCGGACGAGCTCGGCCCCTACGTTGCCCCGATTGCCTACAACGCGGTGCCGCTGGCCGGCAACCTCGTGGACGATGGCACGGAGGAGACCGATGAGGAGCAGAAGCTGCGTAACGAGTCCCGCAAGATTCTGGGCCTGCCAGAGCTCAAGGTATCCGGCACCTGTGTGCGTATCCCGGTCTTTACTGGCCACACCATGGTGGTGCATGCGGAGTTTGAGCAGTCGATTACCCCGGAGCAGGCCCGCGAGGCGCTGTCCAATGCTGCAGGCGTCAAGGTCGTGGACGTTCCCACCCCCCTTGCTGCTGCCGGCATCGACCTGTCTCTGGTCGGCCGCATCCGCCAAGACCAGACCATCGCGGACAACAAGGGCCTTGTCTTTGTTGTGTCCGGCGATAACCTCCGCAAGGGCGCAGCCCTGAACACCATTCAGATTGCGGAGCTCTTGGTCTAA
- a CDS encoding RNA polymerase sigma factor — MKVHSERDDARVTDLALKAGRGDRAALTEFIKSTQDDVWRLLAHLGGADIADDLTQETYLRVISALPRFAARSSARTWLLSLARRVWVDNIRHDMARPRKSATEYEDAAALAPAPENASTWSEWIDARSLIDALPEDRREALILTQVLGYTYEEAAKIAGVRVGTIRSRVARARKDLIDHRG, encoded by the coding sequence GTGAAAGTCCACTCCGAGCGCGATGATGCGCGCGTTACCGACCTCGCCCTCAAGGCGGGACGCGGCGACCGCGCAGCTCTCACGGAGTTCATCAAATCCACCCAAGATGACGTCTGGCGTTTGCTTGCCCACCTCGGCGGGGCGGATATCGCAGACGACCTCACCCAAGAGACTTACCTGCGCGTCATCAGCGCGCTTCCCCGTTTTGCTGCGCGTTCCTCTGCCCGCACATGGTTACTGTCCCTCGCGCGCCGCGTGTGGGTGGATAATATTCGCCACGACATGGCCCGGCCCCGCAAGTCTGCCACCGAGTATGAGGATGCCGCAGCACTCGCACCCGCCCCGGAGAACGCCAGCACGTGGAGCGAGTGGATCGACGCGCGCTCGCTTATCGACGCCCTCCCGGAGGACCGCCGCGAAGCCCTCATCCTTACCCAAGTGCTGGGCTATACCTATGAGGAGGCCGCTAAGATCGCCGGTGTGCGCGTAGGCACCATTCGCTCTAGGGTTGCCCGCGCCCGAAAAGACCTTATTGATCATCGCGGGTAA
- a CDS encoding catalase, whose amino-acid sequence MTNASNESAADKVLDKGQRAPGGPNTTRPSGQPVATENTSVTVGQNGPVVLNDIHLIEKLAHFNRERVPERTPHAKGHGAFGELHVTEDVSAYTKAKLFQKGTVTPMMGRFSTVAGEQGSPDTWRDVHGFALRFYTEEGNYDIVGNNTPVFFIRDGIKFPDFIHSQKRLGTNGLRDADMQWDFWTRNPETTHQVTYLMGDRGTPKTTRHQNGYGSHTFQWVNEQGDAFWVKYHFKTRQGVENFTDAEATEIAGQNADYHREDLYNAIEEGNYPVWDVKVQIMPVAEAEDYRFNPFDLTKTWSKKDYPLVDVGYFVLNRNPRNFFAQIEQVALDPSNIVPGIGLSPDKMLQARVFAYSDQQRYRIGPNYKQLPVNQPLNQVNTYEHEGPMQYLFNAPEDPVYSPNRHAKGGGYLDGDENLRFKEQETTTAPDLYVNPDPAGIDLVRAPYIHHAEDNDTVQATDLYENVYDDGAKERMADNITNAMAGVSPETEERVYAYWDAVSPQLGKRVRELFAQKK is encoded by the coding sequence ATGACTAACGCTTCGAACGAGTCCGCAGCAGACAAGGTTCTGGACAAGGGTCAGCGCGCCCCGGGTGGTCCGAACACTACCCGCCCGTCCGGCCAGCCGGTTGCTACCGAGAACACCAGCGTCACCGTGGGCCAGAACGGCCCAGTTGTGCTCAATGACATCCACCTTATTGAGAAGCTCGCACACTTCAACCGCGAGCGCGTGCCGGAGCGTACCCCGCACGCCAAGGGTCACGGCGCCTTTGGTGAGCTGCACGTTACTGAAGACGTATCCGCATACACCAAGGCCAAGCTCTTCCAGAAGGGCACCGTGACCCCGATGATGGGCCGCTTTTCCACCGTTGCCGGTGAGCAGGGCTCCCCGGATACCTGGCGTGACGTCCACGGCTTTGCACTCCGCTTCTACACCGAAGAGGGCAACTACGACATCGTGGGCAACAACACCCCGGTGTTCTTTATCCGTGACGGCATCAAGTTCCCGGACTTCATCCACTCCCAGAAGCGTCTGGGCACCAACGGCCTGCGTGATGCCGATATGCAGTGGGACTTCTGGACCCGTAACCCGGAGACCACCCACCAGGTGACCTACCTCATGGGTGACCGCGGTACCCCGAAGACCACCCGCCACCAGAACGGCTACGGTTCCCACACCTTCCAGTGGGTCAACGAGCAGGGCGACGCTTTCTGGGTCAAGTACCACTTCAAGACCCGTCAGGGCGTGGAGAACTTCACCGACGCTGAGGCAACTGAGATCGCCGGCCAGAACGCTGACTACCACCGCGAGGACCTCTACAACGCCATTGAAGAGGGCAACTACCCGGTTTGGGACGTCAAGGTCCAGATCATGCCGGTAGCAGAGGCTGAGGACTACCGCTTCAACCCATTCGACCTCACCAAGACCTGGTCCAAGAAGGATTACCCGCTGGTGGACGTCGGATACTTCGTGCTCAACCGCAACCCGCGCAACTTCTTCGCGCAGATTGAGCAGGTGGCTTTGGACCCGTCCAACATCGTCCCGGGCATTGGCCTGTCCCCGGACAAGATGCTGCAGGCACGCGTCTTTGCCTACTCCGATCAGCAGCGCTACCGCATCGGCCCGAACTACAAGCAGCTGCCGGTGAACCAACCGCTCAACCAGGTCAACACCTACGAGCACGAGGGCCCGATGCAGTACCTGTTCAACGCCCCGGAGGACCCGGTGTACTCCCCGAACCGCCACGCTAAGGGCGGCGGCTACCTGGATGGCGACGAGAACCTGCGCTTCAAGGAGCAGGAGACCACCACCGCACCGGATCTCTACGTCAACCCGGACCCGGCCGGCATCGACCTGGTCCGTGCGCCCTACATCCACCACGCAGAGGACAACGACACCGTCCAGGCCACCGACCTGTACGAGAATGTCTACGACGATGGCGCCAAGGAGCGCATGGCGGACAACATCACCAACGCTATGGCTGGCGTGTCCCCGGAGACCGAGGAGCGCGTCTACGCCTACTGGGATGCCGTTTCCCCGCAGCTGGGCAAGCGCGTGCGTGAGCTCTTCGCGCAGAAGAAGTAA
- a CDS encoding WhiB family transcriptional regulator has translation MTVSVKGAGRSAMVKNASSTTERGEWVTQAKCRNGDPDALFVRGAEQRKAAVICRHCPVLNECRADALDNRVEFGVWGGLTERQRRALLRKNPHITSWAHYLAEGGELVGI, from the coding sequence ATGACAGTCAGTGTAAAAGGTGCAGGACGGTCCGCAATGGTAAAGAATGCCTCTTCGACCACCGAACGTGGTGAGTGGGTTACCCAAGCCAAGTGTCGCAACGGCGACCCAGATGCCCTGTTTGTGCGCGGCGCTGAGCAGCGCAAGGCAGCAGTTATTTGCCGTCACTGCCCGGTGCTCAATGAATGCCGCGCGGACGCCCTGGATAATCGGGTCGAGTTCGGCGTGTGGGGTGGCCTGACGGAACGTCAGCGCCGCGCTCTTTTGCGCAAGAATCCGCACATCACCAGCTGGGCGCACTACCTTGCAGAAGGTGGCGAATTAGTCGGGATTTAA
- a CDS encoding YkvI family membrane protein, with product MWKRAVAISMAFIGVVVGAGFASGQEAMQYFVAFGNWGLWGVVLAAALMLITGISILQLGSYFQADEHTAVYDKISGPIISRVLDYGTLATLFSIGFVMFAGGGSTISQQFEGVPIWVGGAVMLTLVLLVGLLDVDKVTSVIGAITPFIIIFVVLATGYTIITTDVDWSSINAYAVDNVETPIHSWWLAALNYTGLNVMCAVSMSIVIGGNILDNRAVGIGGFFGGIIYLILLTLLVVSLYMVAPEVNGQDLPVLTLINNVNPVLGYFMTFIIYGMVFNTAIGMFYAMGKRLTRKKPKLFYPVYAGACVIGFILSFVGFKKLVSSVYPILGYIGLLMIAVMVITWITQRDKISSESDRRVRARTLVKRRLDPREHFTKKNERELRKLAAASNMETEEFVETVADEIHEELEADEEIEYDREDPDPSVTFVEHTKPEVPKN from the coding sequence ATGTGGAAACGCGCAGTGGCCATTTCCATGGCCTTTATCGGCGTCGTCGTCGGCGCCGGCTTTGCATCCGGCCAGGAAGCGATGCAGTACTTTGTAGCCTTTGGCAACTGGGGCCTGTGGGGCGTTGTGCTTGCTGCCGCCCTCATGCTGATTACCGGTATTTCGATCCTGCAGCTGGGTTCCTACTTCCAGGCAGATGAGCACACTGCCGTCTACGACAAGATCAGTGGCCCCATCATTTCCCGCGTTCTGGACTACGGCACGCTAGCAACGCTGTTCTCCATCGGCTTCGTCATGTTCGCCGGTGGCGGCTCCACCATTAGCCAGCAGTTCGAAGGCGTACCGATTTGGGTCGGCGGCGCAGTGATGCTCACACTGGTTCTCCTCGTCGGCCTGCTCGACGTAGACAAGGTAACCTCCGTCATCGGCGCGATTACGCCTTTCATTATTATCTTCGTCGTCCTCGCTACCGGCTACACCATCATCACTACGGACGTGGACTGGTCGTCGATCAATGCCTACGCCGTGGACAACGTTGAAACGCCCATCCACAGCTGGTGGCTCGCTGCGCTGAACTACACCGGCCTCAACGTGATGTGTGCAGTGTCCATGTCCATCGTTATTGGCGGCAATATTTTGGATAACCGCGCCGTGGGCATCGGCGGCTTCTTCGGTGGCATCATTTACTTGATTCTGCTGACCCTTCTCGTGGTCTCGCTGTACATGGTGGCGCCTGAGGTCAACGGCCAAGACCTTCCGGTCCTCACGCTGATCAACAACGTAAACCCAGTCTTGGGTTACTTCATGACCTTCATCATCTACGGCATGGTCTTCAACACCGCCATCGGCATGTTCTATGCCATGGGCAAGCGCCTAACCCGTAAGAAGCCGAAGCTCTTCTACCCCGTTTACGCGGGCGCCTGCGTTATCGGCTTCATCCTCTCCTTCGTCGGTTTCAAGAAGCTGGTCTCCAGCGTCTACCCGATTCTGGGCTACATCGGCCTGCTCATGATTGCCGTCATGGTCATCACCTGGATTACCCAGCGCGACAAGATCTCCTCCGAGTCTGACCGCCGCGTGCGCGCCCGTACTTTGGTCAAGCGCCGCCTAGACCCGCGCGAGCACTTCACTAAGAAGAACGAGCGCGAACTACGCAAGCTTGCTGCAGCCTCCAACATGGAGACCGAGGAGTTCGTCGAGACCGTCGCCGATGAGATCCACGAGGAGCTTGAGGCAGACGAAGAGATTGAGTACGACCGCGAGGATCCGGATCCTTCCGTAACCTTCGTGGAGCACACCAAGCCTGAGGTTCCGAAGAACTAA